One window from the genome of Pyrus communis chromosome 16, drPyrComm1.1, whole genome shotgun sequence encodes:
- the LOC137720411 gene encoding spermine synthase-like has translation MEDVAGRGLECQKTMDGKASNGNGSEKAIPSCCVKAMASTPEAEAKCHSTVVSGWFSESQSRSEKDCKKVYFNNPMWPGEAHSLKVENILYRGKSEFQEILVFESSIYGKVLVLDGIIQLSEKDECAYQEMIAHLPLCSISSPKRVLVVGGGDGGVLREVSRHPSVEHIDICEIDKMVIDVSEKFFPQLAVGFQDPRVHLHVADATEFLRLAPEGKYDAVIVDSSDPVGPAQELVEKPFFETIARALRPGGVLCNMTESMWLHTHLIQDMISVCCQIFKGSVNYAWASVPTYPSGVIGFLLCSTAGPPVDFKNPVNSVEKLEGALKHKRELKFYNSEMHSAAFSLPPFLRREVSALRESSTPARQIGEK, from the exons ATGGAGGACGTCGCAGGAAGAGGTTTGGAATGCCAGAAGACTATGGATGGGAAGGCGAGTAACGGGAATGGTTCGGAGAAGGCCATCCCTTCTTGTTGCGTGAAGGCTATGGCTTCTACCCCTGAGGCCGAGGCAAAATGTCATTCTACTGTTGTTTCTGGGTGGTTCTCAGAATCCCAGTCTCGCTCTG AGAAGGATTGTAAAAAGGTTTATTTCAACAACCCTATGTGGCCAG gtGAAGCTCATTCACTGAAAGTAGAAAATATTCTGTATAGGGGAAAATCAGAGTTCCAAGAGATTTTGGTGTTTGAG TCCTCAATATATGGGAAAGTGCTTGTTCTTGATGGCATTATCCAGCTGAGTGAGAAAGATGAATGTGCATACCAGGAGATGATAGCACATCTACCTCTTTGTTCAATTTCCTCCCCCAAGAGA GTTCTGgttgttggtggtggtgatggtggggTTCTTAGGGAGGTTTCTCGCCATCCTTCAGTTGAGCATATTGATATATGTGAGATAGATAAGATGGTTATAGAT GTGTCCGAGAAGTTTTTCCCTCAGTTAGCTGTTGGGTTTCAGGATCCTCGCGTCCACCTTCATGTCGCTGATG CTACTGAATTCTTAAGGCTTGCACCTGAAGGGAAGTATGATGCTGTAATTGTTGATTCGTCAGACCCTGTCG GTCCAGCCCAAGAGCTTGTAGAGAAGCCATTTTTTGAGACAATAGCTAGAGCATTAAGGCCTGGTGGTGTTCTCTGTAATATGACAGAGAGCATGTGGCTCCATACGCATCTTATTCAAGATATGATCTCTGTTTGCTGTCAAATATTCAAGGGGTCTGTCAATTATGCTTGGGCGAGTGTTCCTACGTATCCAAG TGGTGTGATAGGTTTTCTGTTGTGCTCGACAGCGGGGCCTCCCGTTGATTTCAAAAATCCCGTCAATTCTGTTGAGAAGTTAGAAGGAGCTCTCAAACATAAGAGAGAACTTAAGTTCTATAACTCCGAG ATGCACTCAGCTGCCTTTTCGTTGCCTCCTTTCTTGAGGAGGGAGGTGAGTGCACTACGTGAATCTTCAACACCGGCAAGACAAATCGGCGAGAAGTAG